The Ruminococcus bovis genome includes a region encoding these proteins:
- the metG gene encoding methionine--tRNA ligase yields MCKKCDKEKFYITTAIAYTSRKPHIGNSYEIVMTDAIARYKRMQGYDVFFCTGTDEHGQKIEEYAEAAGVTPKEYVDKVAGEIKEICDLLNTTYDHFIRTTDEHHEKTVQKIFKKLYDQGDIYKGEYEGLYCTPCESFWTESQLVDGKCPDCGREVKPAKEEAYFLKLSKYQKQLEDFIEEHPNFIYPESRKKEMVNNFIKPGIQDLCVSRTSFKWGIPVDFDPKHVVYVWIDALSNYITALGYDCGENSDKYRKYWPADVHIIGKDILRFHTIYWPIMLMALGEPLPKQVFAHPWLLFGQDKMSKSRGNVIYADDLVKLIGVDAVRYYLLSEMPYASDGSITYETIFERYNSDLANTIGNLVNRTIAMNNKYFDGVIQEPTAEEVLDFEIKTACTDTVKKVDELLATYRVADALETIVALAKRCNKYIDETMPWALAKDEEKKARLGTVLYNLLEGIRYIAILLSPFMPETSDKIMEQLNCDNKDYDTLDSFGTIKPGVKVNKAVPLFNRLDSEKLLAEIHEKQEAEAKKNEKKNAPKIEGLAQIGIDDFAKVELRVGEIKACEPIKKSKKLLKLTVFDGEKDRTVASGISPYYKPDELVGKKIVLVANLKPAKLCGVESNGMILAASAGDDVKVIFLDNEIPAGSKIS; encoded by the coding sequence ATGTGTAAAAAGTGCGATAAAGAGAAATTTTATATTACAACTGCTATCGCTTACACTTCAAGAAAACCACATATAGGTAACAGTTACGAAATTGTTATGACAGATGCTATTGCCAGATATAAGCGAATGCAGGGCTACGATGTATTCTTCTGTACAGGTACTGACGAACATGGTCAGAAGATTGAAGAATATGCTGAGGCAGCCGGTGTAACTCCTAAGGAATATGTTGATAAGGTTGCCGGAGAAATTAAAGAAATTTGTGACCTATTAAATACAACTTACGATCACTTTATTAGAACAACTGACGAACATCACGAAAAGACAGTTCAAAAGATATTTAAGAAATTATATGACCAAGGTGATATTTATAAGGGCGAATATGAAGGCCTTTACTGTACACCTTGTGAAAGTTTCTGGACAGAAAGCCAGTTAGTTGACGGTAAGTGTCCTGACTGTGGCAGAGAAGTTAAACCTGCTAAGGAAGAAGCATATTTCCTAAAGCTATCTAAGTATCAGAAACAGCTGGAAGATTTTATTGAAGAACATCCTAACTTTATTTATCCTGAAAGCCGTAAAAAGGAAATGGTTAATAACTTTATTAAACCGGGTATTCAGGATTTATGTGTTAGCCGTACATCATTTAAGTGGGGTATTCCTGTTGACTTTGACCCTAAGCATGTTGTTTATGTATGGATTGATGCACTATCAAACTATATCACTGCTTTAGGTTATGATTGTGGCGAAAATAGTGATAAGTACAGAAAGTATTGGCCTGCTGATGTTCATATTATCGGTAAGGATATTCTAAGATTCCACACAATTTATTGGCCAATTATGCTAATGGCTCTTGGTGAACCACTACCTAAACAGGTATTTGCTCACCCATGGCTACTATTTGGTCAGGACAAAATGAGTAAGTCAAGAGGTAATGTTATCTATGCTGATGACCTTGTTAAGCTAATCGGTGTTGATGCAGTTAGATATTACCTACTATCAGAAATGCCTTATGCATCTGATGGTTCTATCACATATGAAACAATCTTTGAAAGATACAACTCTGACCTAGCTAATACAATCGGTAACTTAGTTAACCGTACAATTGCTATGAACAACAAGTATTTTGATGGTGTTATTCAAGAACCAACTGCTGAAGAAGTTCTTGACTTTGAAATCAAGACTGCTTGTACAGATACAGTTAAAAAGGTTGATGAGTTACTTGCAACATATAGAGTTGCTGATGCTCTGGAAACTATTGTAGCTTTAGCTAAGAGATGCAACAAGTACATTGACGAAACAATGCCTTGGGCATTAGCAAAGGATGAAGAAAAGAAAGCAAGACTTGGTACAGTTCTTTACAACTTACTTGAAGGTATCAGATATATTGCAATTTTACTTTCACCATTTATGCCTGAAACATCAGACAAGATTATGGAACAGTTAAATTGTGACAATAAGGATTACGATACACTTGATTCATTTGGTACAATTAAGCCGGGTGTAAAGGTTAACAAGGCAGTTCCTCTATTTAACAGACTTGATTCTGAAAAGTTACTTGCTGAAATTCACGAAAAGCAAGAAGCAGAAGCTAAGAAGAACGAAAAGAAAAATGCACCAAAGATTGAAGGTCTTGCACAAATCGGTATTGATGACTTTGCAAAGGTAGAACTTCGTGTTGGTGAAATCAAGGCTTGTGAACCTATCAAGAAGTCTAAGAAGTTATTAAAACTAACAGTATTTGACGGTGAAAAGGACAGAACAGTTGCTTCAGGTATTTCTCCTTATTATAAGCCTGATGAACTTGTTGGCAAGAAGATTGTTCTTGTTGCTAACCTAAAACCTGCAAAACTTTGTGGTGTTGAAAGCAACGGTATGATTCTTGCTGCAAGTGCCGGTGATGATGTAAAGGTTATCTTCCTAGATAATGAAATCCCTGCAGGTAGCAAAATTTCTTAA
- the fliB gene encoding flagellin lysine-N-methylase → MVTVKPDYYDDFRCLMGECPSSCCTLWQIDVDEKTYEYYQKLDTPYGEYIRSQIDNIGDEHWIKVYNGRCAFLNDENLCDMHCQIGPKHMAFTCRQYPDFTIACDTYEVTGRTLSCPYVANRIVREKSKTKLIIEGKSHDEYENEIFHIVNKCIEIAQDDSIKYRDREKAIIDYIRKEQMYLVEKFKVDEIFMTEDNKTIWDYCDTLNSLNVVTEKWPKILSQLEELEYSENDIVKFEEYLGDREKEYENILVYFLYKHIMYSTNDGNVFQRVRFAIIATRIIFMVGLMKFIENEEFTTEDNIKVAYIFSKEIEHDDENIDTILEDISLGMI, encoded by the coding sequence ATGGTAACTGTAAAACCGGATTATTATGATGATTTTAGGTGCTTAATGGGAGAATGTCCCTCATCTTGTTGCACATTATGGCAGATTGATGTTGACGAGAAAACATATGAATATTATCAAAAGTTAGATACACCATACGGTGAATACATAAGAAGTCAAATTGATAACATTGGGGATGAACATTGGATTAAGGTTTACAATGGCAGATGTGCATTTTTGAATGATGAAAATTTATGTGATATGCACTGTCAGATTGGACCTAAGCATATGGCATTTACTTGTAGGCAATATCCTGACTTTACTATTGCCTGTGATACATATGAAGTAACCGGCAGAACTTTATCTTGTCCATATGTAGCTAACAGAATTGTCAGAGAAAAATCTAAAACAAAGTTAATTATTGAAGGCAAATCTCACGATGAATATGAAAATGAAATTTTTCACATTGTAAATAAGTGCATAGAAATTGCACAAGATGACTCCATAAAATATCGTGATAGAGAAAAAGCTATCATTGACTATATCCGTAAAGAGCAAATGTACCTTGTGGAGAAATTCAAGGTTGATGAAATCTTTATGACCGAAGATAACAAGACAATATGGGACTATTGCGACACATTAAACAGTTTAAATGTTGTAACTGAAAAGTGGCCTAAAATTCTCAGTCAGCTTGAAGAACTTGAATATTCCGAAAATGACATTGTAAAATTTGAAGAATATTTAGGGGATAGAGAAAAGGAATATGAAAATATTTTAGTCTATTTCCTATACAAACATATTATGTACAGCACTAATGACGGCAATGTATTTCAGAGAGTTAGGTTTGCTATTATTGCAACAAGAATTATCTTTATGGTCGGACTGATGAAATTCATTGAAAATGAGGAATTTACAACAGAAGATAACATTAAGGTTGCATATATTTTCAGCAAAGAAATTGAACATGATGATGAAAATATTGATACAATCTTGGAAGATATTTCCCTGGGTATGATTTAG